Proteins encoded together in one Anoxybacillus flavithermus window:
- the tenA gene encoding thiaminase II translates to MLFSEQLRKAVDPIWEASFHHPFVKEIGEGTLDLRCFRYYVLQDSYYLTHFAKVQALGGAMADDLQTTASMAHHAQSTYEAELRLHETFMKELGITEEEKASFVPAPTAYAYTSHMYRASFAGRFGDVLAAILPCYWLYYEIGERLKHCKPNHPIYAQWIEAYGSDWFKQLFEQQIARLNDIAKTASEKELVRMKQHFVISSQYEYLFWEMAYKLERWPIEEEDVYANERA, encoded by the coding sequence ATGTTGTTTTCAGAGCAGTTGCGCAAGGCTGTCGATCCGATTTGGGAAGCGAGCTTTCATCATCCGTTCGTGAAGGAGATCGGGGAAGGAACACTTGATTTACGTTGTTTTCGCTATTATGTATTACAAGATTCATATTATTTGACACACTTTGCAAAAGTGCAAGCGCTTGGCGGGGCGATGGCTGATGATTTACAAACGACCGCAAGCATGGCGCATCATGCGCAAAGTACGTATGAGGCTGAGCTTCGTTTACATGAAACGTTTATGAAAGAGCTCGGCATTACAGAAGAAGAAAAGGCTTCGTTTGTTCCTGCTCCAACTGCGTATGCGTACACGTCCCACATGTATCGCGCGTCGTTTGCAGGACGTTTTGGCGATGTATTAGCTGCCATTTTACCGTGCTATTGGTTGTATTACGAAATTGGTGAGCGGTTAAAACATTGTAAGCCGAATCATCCAATTTATGCACAATGGATTGAAGCGTACGGCTCTGACTGGTTCAAACAGCTTTTCGAACAACAAATTGCGCGTTTAAACGACATCGCAAAAACAGCTAGCGAAAAAGAGTTAGTGCGGATGAAGCAACACTTTGTGATCAGCAGTCAATATGAATATTTATTTTGGGAAATGGCGTACAAATTAGAACGTTGGCCAATTGAAGAGGAGGATGTTTATGCAAACGAAAGGGCTTAA
- a CDS encoding ABC transporter ATP-binding protein, whose amino-acid sequence MTSLIHIEQLRLKFPGAEKRLFTDVSLSIKKGEKVLLLGPSGCGKSTLLQVMAGIIPRSIDVPMKASKLHIPNRVGYVFQDPDAQFCMPYVDEEMAFVLENLGVPRAEMEEKIARMLRLVRLRLPHVHVPIQTLSGGMKQRLAIASVLALEPDVLCLDEPTALLDEEGTKAVWETLKEVVEDRTVVIVEHKIDHILDFVERIILFNEHGEIIADGGTNEIFSTYRSFITEQGIWHPDVWETYKKPKTAQQPYAHGDVLLHVQSLRGFRQKEEKIAVEELVIHSGEWIAVTGENGAGKSTLLQSLMKLIRTEGDMYWQGELVKHEELLYDNIAFVFQNPEFQFVTNRVDDELAYSFRLEKRPEHEVAEEVERLLKRFHLSAQRHLHPYQLSMGQKRRLSVAASVTEQHRLLLLDEPTFGQDAKNTFALLEWLEAYRQQGKAIVMVTHDERIVSEFATRRWIIESGKLVADEMIAPRMLVRGEIG is encoded by the coding sequence GTGACATCATTGATCCATATCGAACAATTGCGCTTAAAATTTCCGGGGGCAGAAAAGCGGTTATTTACCGATGTATCGCTTTCGATTAAAAAAGGAGAAAAAGTGTTGCTTTTAGGCCCATCGGGATGCGGAAAATCCACGCTTTTGCAAGTGATGGCGGGCATTATTCCGCGCTCGATCGATGTGCCGATGAAAGCGAGTAAACTGCACATTCCAAATCGTGTAGGCTATGTGTTTCAAGATCCCGATGCCCAGTTTTGTATGCCGTATGTTGATGAAGAAATGGCTTTTGTTCTCGAAAATCTCGGTGTGCCACGTGCAGAGATGGAAGAAAAAATCGCGCGCATGCTTCGTCTTGTGCGCCTCCGTCTCCCGCACGTTCATGTACCGATTCAAACATTATCTGGAGGAATGAAACAGCGGTTAGCGATTGCGTCAGTTTTAGCGCTTGAACCTGATGTGTTATGTTTAGACGAACCGACAGCACTTCTTGATGAAGAAGGAACAAAAGCGGTGTGGGAAACGTTAAAAGAAGTGGTGGAGGATCGAACCGTTGTCATTGTTGAACATAAAATTGATCACATTCTCGACTTTGTCGAGCGCATCATTTTATTTAACGAACATGGTGAGATCATCGCTGACGGCGGAACGAATGAAATTTTTTCAACGTATCGTTCGTTTATTACAGAACAAGGGATTTGGCATCCAGACGTGTGGGAAACGTATAAAAAGCCAAAAACAGCGCAACAACCGTATGCACATGGGGATGTTCTTTTACATGTACAGTCGCTTCGCGGCTTTCGACAAAAAGAAGAAAAAATAGCGGTCGAAGAGTTAGTGATTCATTCGGGTGAATGGATTGCGGTTACAGGGGAAAACGGTGCAGGGAAAAGTACGTTGTTGCAAAGCTTAATGAAACTTATTCGAACAGAAGGTGATATGTATTGGCAAGGAGAGCTTGTCAAACATGAAGAATTGTTATATGACAACATTGCTTTTGTGTTCCAAAACCCCGAGTTTCAATTTGTTACAAATCGTGTAGATGATGAGTTAGCGTACTCTTTCCGTCTTGAAAAACGTCCAGAACATGAAGTAGCCGAGGAAGTCGAAAGATTGCTTAAACGGTTTCATTTGAGCGCGCAGCGTCATTTGCACCCGTATCAATTGTCGATGGGGCAAAAACGGAGGTTGAGTGTTGCTGCGTCGGTGACGGAGCAACATCGCCTATTGCTTCTTGATGAACCGACGTTCGGGCAAGATGCAAAAAATACGTTTGCGCTGCTCGAATGGCTTGAAGCATACCGGCAACAAGGAAAGGCAATTGTCATGGTAACACACGA
- a CDS encoding ECF transporter S component — protein sequence MFMQTKGLKLTDVLTTVVVAIVFGIVYKVWGPLYYAVKPLGLHLDQLIYGMWFIAATVAYLLIRKPGVALLAEVAAASGEFLAGSEWGLEVLFYGFVQGLLAELVFAAFRYKRFDVAVVSLAAVGSTIASLVLDFYKGYIDQLAWWNLTLFIGARFIGAIIIAGVFAYSLVKALEATGVTQLLRPTTKEDYDSLDK from the coding sequence ATGTTTATGCAAACGAAAGGGCTTAAATTAACAGACGTATTAACGACCGTTGTGGTGGCGATTGTGTTTGGGATTGTGTATAAAGTGTGGGGACCGCTTTACTATGCGGTGAAACCGCTTGGACTTCATCTTGATCAACTCATTTATGGCATGTGGTTTATTGCGGCAACTGTTGCCTATTTATTAATTCGTAAACCAGGAGTGGCGCTACTTGCGGAGGTGGCTGCGGCATCAGGAGAGTTTTTAGCTGGTTCTGAATGGGGGCTTGAGGTGCTATTTTACGGCTTTGTGCAAGGGTTACTCGCCGAGCTTGTTTTCGCTGCTTTCCGCTATAAACGTTTTGATGTGGCGGTTGTGTCGCTTGCAGCGGTTGGTTCAACGATCGCTTCATTAGTGCTTGATTTTTACAAAGGATATATCGACCAATTAGCATGGTGGAATTTAACGTTATTTATCGGTGCGCGTTTCATTGGAGCGATCATCATTGCTGGTGTATTTGCTTATTCGCTTGTGAAAGCGCTCGAAGCGACAGGTGTGACGCAATTGTTGCGTCCGACGACAAAAGAAGATTACGACTCACTTGATAAATAG